The following proteins come from a genomic window of Athalia rosae chromosome 1, iyAthRosa1.1, whole genome shotgun sequence:
- the LOC105690788 gene encoding uncharacterized protein LOC105690788 isoform X8, which yields MNGNMIKTKKSAADKHQRSPRAAGPVRVIADAVKPAKKNGLEYWTAPASGITYSTRMKKKPRSKSENSKATADAPSIANKLASTRLLSPEREEKPRETVPIKKGSLCSLLDERNVYNVQYQLPASSFLHSHGRRYKEKDFTERVNNPGKTAAHDANPGSSRDETSVLRKEIHDWKVREALTNKVENLLGGIEMTTPTEHLELTRLPVKPPKDPSDKSSSNTRHNRPSYFLGNECIQSTRQKIPEVTTTPCSKQNHMNANGTTRSQNPDAEENETSRGVKKQKYSLDDYLINQNMQTLSGGSLLSPISPVSSPETVDVLQNAERLLKNAQRQLMEVSVNSTREPLNENLPSYLKQQHLDDGLSYIRDIVKAKFQDTNEPDTIPNQKTLTSNVHGSNRKLQPGRFQIRESSNILNKPLEISEQSSQFLSNQIPKKTLSTNERPFLQKAPHWFQKQIHVFPTSTTCNEKSNTKSSPAASCCAVANTGVFEVNSKTPPNKSIKVQTGPTVEIRGGLTIQNIENIHISPDPSMVPVHNNIAMYCFQHEPLASSSINDSNENQPSKSSIMASNGKKHCIVDGEKHIQSTNYIDEQKVQQVENTNHYIQYNTVATHVIPANNNSNNYDKNKHSVKYDENATSILKNRVSIDSSVNHHPIIHKTIMDNQKLHELKISLGSPEDTRDNSHSKKKVSINSDPIEPTLESVSTRDLEVQMANEREEIENTEITQNYQEFPSNLDSASSYHNQKFHLVQSDKDYVQRSKACKDECRTGSCSRKCERDVEHTEKQKLTDALQAIVNIQKLRYDMKDTGVVPSQCTQMCDDRNECVADTKHLNFQPISEPDQFKRLLERLCKSSPKTGASEIDTNSEIFKEAMDDFVKIFFEISGNSRYPVSNVDNHDTISIQNGQAIRIEERTDKIKIMTKAEKVAKASKQANLFPKLNQMEYRRGSEVKPKMGGNRIDGLPVTQNNASTSHAWRSPIERAREPNKYPKRPATDNAQLPKQKFAHNQREKSHSKNNYQEQQNNLMNLNLEQPCVSEVDAISKIYQESMAAIWQGTEQLSQLISHHVMKNASSTADQIASLPIPGTKKKFISCSSIKSPEQSVKSCANRMQVTEVEQQKHKVIRTPRSETFPVRLRNDAELSNEDNSVCIDEVSTSVTDIDDTSNAITMSQIDEPNSANMKPKCPMLQQRVAKPTRKPDGMQFMDVHYCITEPLGIQIPIGVKSDKNTSSSNLKSSMNMHLQLENASGENTRLCQRPNANMYGDQTVDLRFYESQVFTPGYKYNFDSSNNCPSEKVTAEPVLENKRVEFQGLGEIFDAMKRSSHLLKQLAVLLANGMKIDSVDDFVRSLEVAAIHPIVIDKFLSTLREKSKENSVLGKNVVMTQETDNGHKDSATLHPAGDYINNKINSKDQIMNMNLKFSDDCTHLMNHTNSQGDKVPENRSKSDLVAPDKDIGKVYLENSHDNFDISKPAFQDKISLSTSSLLSPLGNLLVQSSENEEQVSVAQRIISADDGRVRKESSKSENPRHVNTILNEQSNVNMGLQNSSFGYMINEKNEGDSNTDQNSNFSIPLDVHMNDKVPEIPITNKTVIDAIKSQQQKDQVPKNSTPEKTNLIESPDHSNRTLGCEHINSIEQDTLKIEVNDVLFQSSLDTGSDTGIATVHSPLQDNNKPSRGEHSQEGAVHCNCNKMQIPPSKTILITGESSLKSNSTSQSHERKAAKTSRASEKKKKPYQRRDANQNSSKVVAGTANRDFEKSSSKNMCPLCIRFHGICSCLNCSNCMVNFRKYQEVSSIIKVTKAKLPKSIAVTSHQVGSVKRLAQKSNDKSMNSRQGMPRIIKNSTNPLAGKKCSPITQKSKSKRNSASTSNGTFNSIQLLKSENRPEDCQKFSQGTIPELECSIMKDESQNTTKCVGKTVSTNTETIWQEATILADTSQLLIGTLEKIVNMKKFDNPAKETQVLKCSDKPSMINKTHNDHVDCQSQITSTTNIKEFTSMECQTLQSCSVLQERYKNSLKAIPVEVEMDSTSVEKSLEIFENQSILVLQPLSELDHTYFIAKPNFEERKLIKERLNANFNISNKEVTKYNESCNETSKKLTNSDDPSQLNVSLPADNHINNKECQVICSDVEDMANSTDKKQSAVIFACQHTTDSNPGSNNKKEPQEGHDSCSNDDECLICLQSSSESDNSQFPCSQDCLDEEMCSKVCAAITDFDETLQFGSINIDGILRKFLAENNASSVKLPILKALIQELEKVTYSQNVDRDRHQILHETSKHDSNQNDTEVRNAVELAQAAEPRFNEDRTRASSVQYGESHEKMLLIMKNRRSLMMPNVVRGLADVHPSKNLERLILHSTDPLVSGTFNKPESETRYSVFNKSDSEHTSFNFKDPKIQEHLTSVAQAAIQQIDMKPLEISADNVQSVAIKKAKKSTIAEKSMNNVSKSKKNEHGMQADSGASAESHRSGSGYKR from the exons gaacgaatgcattCAAAGCACCAGGCAAAAGATTCCTGAGGTGACTACTACTCCTTGTTCAAAGCAAAATCATATGAATGCAAATGGAACTACCAGATCGCAGAACCCGGATGCAGAAGAAAACGAGACAAGTAGAGGTgttaaaaagcaaaaatattcTCTAGATGATTACTTG ATCAACCAAAATATGCAGACACTGAGCGGGGGATCACTGTTATCGCCAATAAGTCCAGTGTCAAGTCCAGAAACTGTAGATGTACTACAAAATGCAGAGAGACTTTTAAAAAACGCACAACGACAATTAATGGAAGTCAGCGTTAACTCTACGAGGGAACCATTGAACGAAAATCTTCCGAG CTACTTAAAACAACAGCATCTGGATGACGGGTTATCATACATTCGCGATATCGTCAAAGCTAAATTTCAAGACACCAATGAGCCGGACACAATTCCCAATCAGAAAACCTTGACAAGTAATGTACATGGTTCAAACAGAAAATTACAACCTGGTCGATTTCAAATTAGAGAATCAAGCAACATACTTAACAAGCCATTAGAAATATCGGAACAAAGttcacaatttttgtcgaatcaGATACCAAAGAAAACATTATCAACCAACGAAAGACCATTTCTCCAAAAAGCTCCACATTGGTTCCAGAAACAGATTCATGTTTTTCCGACATCCACAACAtgcaatgaaaaatcaaacaccAAGAGTTCACCTGCAGCTTCATGCTGTGCTGTTGCTAACACTGGAGTATTCGAAGTTAACAGTAAAACTCCTCCAAACAAAAGTATTAAAGTTCAAACTGGACCTACCGTAGAAATTCGAGGAGGATTGACAATTCAGAATATCGAGAATATACACATATCACCGGATCCTTCTATGGTACCAGTTCACAACAACATAGCTATGTACTGTTTTCAACACGAGCCATTGGCAAGTTCAAGTATTAatgattcaaatgaaaatcaacCCAGTAAGTCGAGTATTATGGCCTCcaatggaaaaaaacattgcattgTTGATGGAGAGAAACACATTCAGTCCACAAATTATATAGATGAACAAAAGGTACAACAGGTTGAAAATACTAATCACTACATACAGTATAATACAGTTGCCACGCATGTGATACCAGCtaacaataatagtaacaatTATGACAAGAATAAACATAGTGTAAAATATGATGAGAATGCTACAAGTATTCTCAAAAACAGGGTATCTATTGATAGTAGTGTTAATCATCACCCAATTATACACAAAACAATAATGGATAATCAGAAATTacatgaattgaaaatctcaCTGGGATCTCCAGAGGATACAAGAGACAACtcacattcgaaaaaaaaagtgagcatTAATTCAGATCCCATTGAACCTACTCTTGAATCTGTTTCCACAAGAGACTTGGAAGTACAGATGGCGaatgagagagaagaaatcgaaaatacAGAGATCACACAAAATTATCAAGAGTTTCCAAGCAATCTGGACTCAGCTAGTTCTTATcataatcaaaaatttcacctggTGCAGTCAGACAAGGATTATGTACAGCGGTCTAAAGCTTGCAAGGACGAGTGCAGAACTGGTTCTTGTTCAAGGAAATGTGAGAGAGATGTAGAACACACAGAAAAGCAGAAATTGACAGATGCACTACAGGCTATAGTTAACATTCAGAAACTCAGGTATGATATGAAAGATACCGGTGTTGTTCCATCTCAGTGTACGCAAATGTGCGACGACAGAAATGAATGTGTCGCGGATACGAAACATCTTAATTTTCAACCAATTTCAGAGCCTGACCAATTCAAGAGACTTTTAGAGCGACTTTGTAAGTCCAGCCCAAAAACTGGAGCTTCTGAAATCGATACCaattccgaaattttcaaagaagcaATGGAtgattttgtcaaaattttcttcgagataaGTGGCAATTCGCGGTATCCAGTTTCGAATGTGGATAATCATGATACGATATCAATACAAAATGGACAAGCCATaagaatcgaagaaagaaCTGATAAGATTAAAATTATGACGAAAGCAGAAAAGGTAGCTAAGGCCTCAAAGCAGGCAAATTTGTTTCCCAAATTAAACCAAATGGAATATCGACGAGGAAGCGAAGTCAAGCCTAAGATGGGTggaaatagaattgatggattACCTGTTACCCAAAATAATGCTTCAACCTCGCATGCATGGCGGTCACCCATTGAGCGAGCTAGAGAACCCAACAAATACCCAAAACGCCCAGCTACTGATAATGCTCAATTACCGAAGCAAAAATTCGCTCATAATCAGAGAGAGAAAAGCCattcaaaaaacaattatcaGGAACAACAGAATAATCTTATGAATTTGAACTTAGAACAACCTTGTGTATCGGAAGTTGATGCAATTTCGAAGATCTATCAAGAATCCATGGCAGCCATTTGGCAAGGTACTGAACAATTGTCCCAATTAATATCACACCACGTAATGAAGAATGCTTCGTCTACAGCTGATCAGATTGCATCTCTACCTATACCTggcactaaaaaaaaatttatttcatgtaGTTCAATAAAATCTCCTGAGCAATCTGTCAAAAGCTGTGCTAACAGAATGCAAGTTACAGAAGTTGAGCAGCAAAAACATAAAGTAATCAGGACTCCACGGTCTGAAACCTTTCCAGTACGTTTAAGGAACGATGCAGAGCTTAGCAATGAGGATAATTCAGTATGCATAGATGAAGTAAGTACATCGGTGACTGATATAGATGACACAAGTAATGCTATTACTATGTCCCAAATTGACGAGCCGAATTCGGCAAATATGAAACCTAAATGTCCAATGTTACAACAAAGAGTGGCAAAGCCGACGCGAAAACCAGACGGTATGCAATTCATGGATGTTCATTATTGTATCACCGAACCACTTGGGATTCAAATTCCAATCGGAGTTAAATCAGACAAAAATACGAGCTCATCTAACTTGAAAAGTTCAATGAACATGCACCTACAGTTGGAAAATGCTAGCGGTGAAAATACAAGATTGTGCCAACGTCCGAATGCCAATATGTATGGTGATCAAACTGTAGACCTTAGATTCTATGAGTCTCAGGTATTTACCCCTGgatacaaatataattttgacTCATCAAATAATTGTCCAAGTGAAAAAGTCACTGCAGAGCCtgttttagaaaataaaagagtagAATTCCAAGGGctgggagaaatttttgacgCTATGAAAAGATCTTCACATTTATTGAAACAATTGGCTGTTCTATTGGccaatggaatgaaaattgactCAGTTGATGATTTTGTACGAAGTTTGGAAGTGGCTGCAATTCATCCAATTgtaattgacaaatttttatcaacattgagagaaaaaagtaaagaaaattcCGTACTTGGAAAGAATGTTGTCATGACGCAAGAGACGGATAACGGACATAAAGATTCCGCAACTTTGCACCCTGCTGGTGATTACATAAATAACAAGATAAATTCAAAAGATCAGATCATGAATATGAACCTAAAATTTTCTGATGATTGTACACATTTGATGAATCATACTAATAGTCAAGGTGATAAGGTTCCAGAAAATAGATCAAAAAGTGACTTGGTTGCACCTGACAAAGATATTGGCAAAGTATACTTGGAAAATAGTCATGATAACTTTGATATATCTAAACCTGCTTTCCAAGATAAGATTAGCTTATCaacatcatcattattatcacctCTTGGTAATCTTCTGGTACAGAGTTCCGAAAATGAGGAGCAAGTCTCTGTGGCTCAGAGAATAATATCAGCAGATGATGGAAGAGTGAGAAAAGAATCCTCTAAGAGTGAAAATCCTAGGCATGTGAATACCATATTGAACGAACAGAGCAATGTAAACATGGGTTTACAGAATTCGTCTTTTGGCTATATGATCAATGAAAAGAATGAAGGTGACAGCAATACTGATCagaattctaatttttcaattccacttGATGTTCATATGAATGATAAAGTTCCAGAGATACCCATTACTAATAAAACTGTTATTGATGCCATTAAATCACAACAACAAAAGGATCAAGTTCCCAAAAATTCTACgccagaaaaaacaaatttgattGAATCTCCAGACCACAGCAATAGAACTCTTGGATGTGAACATATAAATTCCATAGAACAAGACACCTTGAAAATAGAAGTCAATGATGTGCTATTCCAATCTTCTTTGGATACTGGCTCAGATACTGGTATAGCTACAGTACATTCACCATTACAAGATAACAACAAACCATCTAGAGGGGAACATTCACAGGAAGGGGCTGTCCATTGCAATTGTAACAAGATGCAGATTCCTCCGAGCAAAACAATATTAATCACAGG GGAGAGTTCATTAAAATCAAATTCTACATCACAGAGT CATGAGAGAAAAGCAGCAAAGACAAGCAGAgctagcgagaaaaaaaagaaaccataTCAGAGACGCGATGCTAATCAGAATTCGTCAAAGGTTGTTGCTGGTACAGCAAACCgtgactttgaaaaatctagTTCCAAAAATATGTGTCCTTTATGCATACGATTTCATGGAATTTGTAGCTGTCTAAATTGCAGCAATTGCATGGTGAACTTTAGGAAGTATCAAGAAGTATCatcaataataaaagtaacaaAAGCCAAGCTCCCTAAATCAATAGCAGTGACTTCACACCAAGTTGGTTCTGTGAAACGTTTAGCACAAAAGTCGAACGATAAAAGTATGAACAGCCGGCAAGGAATGCcgagaattattaaaaattccacAAACCCACTGGCTGGCAAAAAATGTTCTCCCATAACGCAGAAATCTAAATCTAAACGCAATTCTGCAAGTACGAGCAATGGTACTTTCAATAGCATTCAGTTATTAAAGTCTGAAAATAGACCAGAAGACTGTCAAAAGTTTTCACAAGGTACAATCCCTGAATTAGAATGCTCCATAATGAAAGATGAATCACAGAATACTACGAAGTGTGTAGGTAAAACTGTTTCTACGAATACAGAAACAATTTGGCAAGAAGCAACAATTTTAGCCGATACCAGCCAACTTTTGATAGGAACATTAGAGAAAATTGTCAATATgaagaaatttgataatcCAGCAAAAGAGACCCAAGTCCTCAAATGTTCAGACAAGCCTTCtatgataaataaaactcaTAATGATCACGTTGATTGTCAGAGTCAGATAACATCTACAACAAACATAAAAGAATTTACATCAATGGAATGTCAGACATTGCAAAGTTGCAGTGTTTTACAAGAAAGGtacaaaaattcattgaagGCTATACCAGTAGAGGTGGAAATGGATTCGACATCAGTAGAAAAGTCccttgaaatatttgaaaatcaaagtatTCTAGTACTCCAGCCCTTGAGTGAACTGGatcatacatattttattgCCAAACCAAATTTCGAGGAACGTAAGTTAATTAAAGAAAGATTAAACgcgaatttcaacatttcaaataAAGAAGTGACCAAATATAATGAATCCTGTAATGAAACTAGCAAGAAACTGACAAACTCTGATGACCCCTCACAACTGAATGTTTCATTACCTGCAGACAATCACATAAACAATAAAGAGTGTCAAGTTATCTGTTCAGATGTTGAAGACATGGCGAATTCAACAGACAAAAAGCAATCTGCCGTTATATTTGCGTGCCAGCACACAACAGATTCTAATCCCGgctctaacaataagaaagaACCTCAAGAAGGTCACGATTCATGTTCAAATGATGATGAATGTTTGATATGTCTTCAATCGTCTTCAGAGTCAGATAACTCGCAGTTTCCTTGCAGCCAAGATTGTTTAGACGAAGAAATGTGTTCAAAAGTTTGTGCAGCAATTACCGACTTTGACGAGACGTTACAATTTGGTTCAATTAATATTGATGGAATATTGAGAAAATTCTTAGCAG AAAATAATGCGTCAAGTGTCAAACTGCCAATTTTAAAAGCACTTATCCAAGAATTGGAGAAGGTCACATATTCCCAGAACGTTGACAGAGATCGACACCAAATACTTCATGAAACGTCAAAACACGATAGTAATCAAAACGATACTGAAGTCAGAAACGCGGTGGAATTGGCACAAGCAGCTGAACCAA GGTTTAATGAGGATCGAACGCGAGCAAGTAGTGTTCAATATGGGGAATCacatgaaaaaatgttgttgaTAATGAAGAATCGGAGGAGTCTAATGATGCCAAATGTTGTAAGAGGGCTCGCTGATGTCCATCCTAGTAAAAATTTAGAGCGCTTGATATTACATAGTACAGATCCACTAGTGTCAGGAACTTTCAATAAGCCAGAATCTGAGACACGATATTCGGTTTTCAACAAATCAGATTCTGAACATACATCATTCAACTTTAAGGATCCTAAAATCCAGGAACATTTAACATCTGTGGCCCAAGCGGCTATACAACAAATAGATATGAAGCCATTAGAAATTTCGGCGGATAATGTACAATCTGTAGCTATcaaaaaagctaaaaaatcGACAATAGCTGAAAAATCTATGAATAATGTCTCTAagtcgaagaaaaacgaacatGGAATGCAAGCTGACTCGGGTGCTTCAGCTGAATCAcatag AAGTGGCTCAGGGTACAAAAGATGA